A part of Deltaproteobacteria bacterium genomic DNA contains:
- a CDS encoding RNA-binding protein yields MSKKLFVGGLSWNTDDNGLRMAFEQHGEVTEAKVITDRDTGRSRGFGFVTFSDDTAADNAVEQMNGSELDGRALNVNEAHERSRGGGGGG; encoded by the coding sequence ATGTCCAAGAAATTGTTTGTGGGTGGCCTAAGCTGGAATACCGATGATAACGGTCTTCGTATGGCTTTCGAGCAACACGGTGAAGTAACTGAAGCAAAAGTAATTACAGACCGAGACACTGGCCGTAGCCGTGGTTTTGGTTTCGTAACTTTTAGCGATGACACTGCGGCTGACAACGCGGTCGAGCAAATGAATGGCTCCGAACTTGATGGCCGTGCATTGAACGTCAACGAAGCACACGAGCGTAGCCGTGGCGGCGGCGGCGGCGGC